One Rhea pennata isolate bPtePen1 chromosome 3, bPtePen1.pri, whole genome shotgun sequence DNA segment encodes these proteins:
- the LOC134138975 gene encoding WD repeat and coiled-coil-containing protein: MELGKAKLLRTGLNALYQAIHPVHGIAWTDGKQVILTSLHLHNGEPKFGDSSVIGQFEHVHGLYWGPCPADTPALLAVQHKKHITVWQLCFNAAERNKLLVSQICDIGEPFPVLPQGCVWHPKKEILAVLTTRDASVLHSVHLNNSRIKADIKGSGLIHCACWTKEGNRLVVGVGSALHSYIWDDAQKTLNACSFCPIFDVGGYICAVEATLNFQVGVTTELPLDKICGLNAGVAFEVPASIETDSFPSQSSLCGEEEYPVDGGKRPLDSEKPASLVTSPVDLTHILSSKQGTNSSPLLHLRPKDYLTGSGQDSSHLILVTFEKKVTSTKKVSIPGILVPDIMAFDPKTQTVSVASNTCNVILVYSLTSSNLADIQQIQLEKNEKPKGLCFLTNKLLLIMVGRQKFTDPAFLPSSRSDKYMIRLMIKELMFEVCPSMPAPANASSSFNLLSNIPQEFSTDVHPLNSGLLIPGRAPVQSPTSRRKLIEEIKSPSYEQSLLLNVSDIKEKKISMNFPPAVESLDAEPVNRSMALSATPLAFCNKPTSPKRQTDAASKIPNSFKNNLPLSEKEASYVVKNIEKLSGSFTELQHHLSELNELLKSGKRSLPVYPSSQEPSFVNITYQKQLSRNGSDERRAVILCDGKLRLNVVQQIFNLSLVEMQHGSSWIVLTADSEGFIPLMFTSMQEIVIRDASVKGYSVHSSKTLDIISSTEGCRPASSESLDITSSLEVLRDCSSKSLSSSSSSEQSSSKM; the protein is encoded by the exons ATGGAGCTAGGAAAGGCAAAGCTTCTGAGAACTGGCCTCAATGCCTTGTACCAAGCAATTCATCCTGTGCATGGCATTGCCTGGACAGATGGGAAACAGGTCATACTAACTTCTTTACATCTTCATAATGGAGAACCAAAATTTGGTGACTCAAGTGTTATTGGTCAGTTCGAACACGTTCATGGACTCTACTGGGGCCCGTGTCCTGCTGATACTCCAGCTCTGCTTGCTGTTCAACATAAAAAGCATATCACTGTTTGGCAGCTCTGTTTtaatgctgcagaaagaaataagcTTTTGGTTTCTCAGATATGTGACATTGGTGAGCCATTTCCAGTACTCCCCCAAGGCTGCGTATGGCATCCAAAGAAGGAAATCCTGGCTGTGCTGACTACACGGGATGCCTCAGTCTTGCACTCTGTTCATCTCAACAACTCGAGAATTAAAGCGGATATTAAAGGCAGCGGTCTCATCCATTGCGCTTGTTGGACTAAGGAAGGCAATCGCTTAGTAGTTGGAGTGGGCAGTGCCCTTCACTCTTACATATGGGACGATgctcagaaaacactgaatgcTTGCTCTTTTTGCCCAATTTTTGATGTGGGGGGTTACATCTGTGCTGTAGAAGCTACTCTGAATTTTCAAGTTGGTGTTACTACTGAGCTTCCTCTAGACAAGATCTGCGGCTTAAATGCTGGTGTTGCATTTGAAGTTCCAGCGAGCATTGAAACAGACTCTTTTCCCTCACAGTCTAGTTTATGCGGCGAGGAAGAGTACCCCGTGGACGGGGGGAAGAGGCCACTGGACTCTGAGAAGCCTGCATCTCTTGTTACATCTCCTGTGGATCTCACTCACATACTTTCTAGCAAGCAGGGCACTAATTCCAGTCCTCTTCTTCACCTAAGGCCCAAGGATTACCTAACAGGAAGTGGCCAAGATTCGTCACATCTCATCTTGGtgacttttgaaaaaaaggttACCTCTACCAAAAAAGTCAGCATCCCAGGCATTCTGGTTCCTGATATAATGGCTTTTGACCCCAAAACTCAAACTGTATCAGTTGCGTCCAATACTTGTAACGTCATTTTGGTCTATTCACTGACTTCATCCAATTTAGCCGATATTCAACAAATTCAgctagagaaaaatgaaaaaccaaaGGGTTTGTGCTTCTTGACCAATAAATTATTGTTGATAATGGTTGGAAGACAGAAATTCACTGACCCTGCATTTCTTCCATCTTCAAGATCAGACAAGTACATGATCCGCTTGATGATTAAGGAACTAATGTTTGAAGTGTGTCCTTCAATGCCTGCACCAGCTAATGCAAGCTCCAGTTTTAATCTTCTTTCAAACATACCTCAAGAGTTTTCTACAGACGTTCATCCTCTAAACAGTGGGCTCCTGATACCAGGTCGTGCTCCTGTTCAGTCTCCTACCAGCAGAAGAAAACTCATTGAAGAAATTAAGAGCCCCTCTTATGAGCAAAGCTTGTTGTTGAATGTGAGtgacatcaaagaaaaaaagatttccatgAATTTTCCTCCAGCTGTCGAGTCTCTAGATGCTGAACCAGTTAATCGGTCCATGGCACTGTCTGCCACACCACTGGCATTTTGTAACAAGCCAACATCTCCAAAAAGGCAGACAGATGCAGCTTCCAAAATACCAAATTCTTTTAAGAATAACTTGCCATTAAGTGAAAAGGAAGCAAGTTACGTTgtgaaaaatatagaaaaactgTCTGGTAGCTTTACAGAATTACAGCATCATCTCTCTGAATTAAATGAGCTGCTAAAATCTGGGAAGAGAAGTCTTCCAGTCTACCCATCTTCTCAGGAGCCCTCTTTTGTTAACATCACCTATCAG aagcagcttTCCAGAAACGGTTCAGATGAAAGGCGAGCTGTTATTCTTTGTGATGGTAAACTCCGTCTAAACGTGGTCCAACAAATATTCAACCTCTCTCTTGTAGAAATGCAACATG GTTCATCTTGGATTGTTCTCACAGCAGACAGTGAGGGCTTCATTCCGTTGATGTTTACATCCATGCAGGAAATAGTCATAAGAGACGCCAGCGTGAAAGGCTATAGTGTCCATTCTTCCAAAACTCTGGACATCATCAGTTCTACAGAAGGGTGTAGACCTGCTTCTTCTGAAAGCCTGGACATCACAAGTTCTTTAGAAGTCCTCAGAGACTGTTCTTCTAAGAGtttaagcagcagcagttcttcAGAACAGTCAAGCAGCAAAATGTAA